The Nicotiana tabacum cultivar K326 chromosome 1, ASM71507v2, whole genome shotgun sequence genome segment TGGTAAAGAGTGCTTTAACACTTGAGCAACCACTTTAAAATCATAtcacctcttcttcttttttcttttccctctCTCTTTCCTTTTATGTATCTATTCAACTTATATACGGTAACAATGTTATGAATCTTTACGcgattaatatatattttaacggataagttgtttttcttttcccgCTTGTTAATCAAATTTTTATGAAGGATTACCCATAAGTATTTTTGAGTTTAACCTATAAGATAATTACGGTAAAAAAGTATTTACATACTACCCTTAAGGTAATTATAGATAAATCTCTATTATAAAACACTAATGGATAATCTAGTAAATGTCACCAGTTAAAATTCAGTGGAAGTATGAAAAATCTTTATATATTTAATATCTTTATAACCTAAATCCATTATATTTTAGGTGATTTAGTAATGTGGAACTATAATTAGAAGTTGAACTCTTATTTGTAATACGATATTGGTATTAAATTTAGCTTTCTTATTATATATCCTTGCATCTCACATTTTGGTTACATAATTTCATTAAACAGGTGACCATTATCTTAAACCATTCGTGATACCAGAGCCAGAGGTGACAGTATACAAACGAGACGAATGGGATGAATTCCTAGTAATTGCGACAGATGGTTTATGGGATGTAGTTTCAAACGAGGTAACCTGCGAAGTGGTACGAAAATGTTTCGACGGACAAATTCGTCGAGGGTTACCAGGGAGAGACCGTGCGGCGGAAGCCGCCGCACTTTTGGCGGAGCTGGCCATTGCCAAAGGAAGCAAAGACAATATTAGTGTCATAGTAGTTGAGCTTGATAAATCTAGTGACATTAAAGTTTCGTGATTTCCCAAGTTTTATCTTGTTCAAAATTTTTCCACATGAGTGTGTTTTCTTGGGTGTTTAGTTTGAGAGGTTGAGTGACAAGTCCAATGTATAGTTAAAAGTGTTTTAGGTTGGTTGAGCCTTTGAGGGGGCATCATGAGACCAATCTTTAATGTATATGTACTAGAATCTTTGGGTTCGTCTCATATTGCAATAACATTTTGTTACTTAGCCTGAAAAGTTCTCTCAGGTGTCCACACCATATCCGATCAGTTTTTGaacagaaaatactttttttgatGTTTAAAGGTATCGTCACGACAATTCATACATAACGTGAAAAGTTCATATCGATAGTATGGTAATATACATGAGTAAGAAATGAATAAAAGAGAATCTTGTCCTCAATACCAGTCAAGTATCAGAGTTGGTGTTTAGAGAGTTTCTAATAAGGCAAAAATACCAATGTGAACCATTCTATGAATGCAAGAATACAAAAAAGGGCAGCTCGATGCACTAAGCTCCGGCTATGCGCAGGTCCAAGGGAAGGTCAGACCACACGGGTCTATCGTATGTAGCTTTATCTCACATTTCTGCAAGAAGTTGTTTACACGGCTCGAACTTGTGATCTCCtagtcacatggcagcaactttaccaattacgcAAAGGCTCCCTTTCGAATGGAAGGATACAGAATGCAGAAAAATATAGTAAAGCTTACAACATCACAAACAAAAACCAAAGTTAAAAAGCAAAACTGATAGAAACCTTCAAGCTGCATTCAATTACAAAGGAAATGAAGACTTTAGATATAATATAGAGAAGCAAAACTTTCTTTACTTCTCAACCCCTTCACTCTTTTCTctgtcatttttcttttctcaatACTATGTATATAAAGTGGAGGAGAAAGAGGATGAGCACTTGTTTAAACTTGTCTCTTCACTCCTTTCTTCCTCCAACTTTTCCACCTTATTAACCTAAACCTTCATTACCTAAAGTCCTACTCAAACTGCAAACCAACCAGAAGTTGAAACTTACAGACAAACTttcgaaagaaagaaaaaaaacccaataacgaaaaagataaaaagatccCCTTGAATGCGCCGTGTAGTATAGCACTATAGCTGCGTAGTATAGCACTATAGCTGCACAATTCTTACATTAAAACCCGAGAAAAATGTGTTTGCATTTCCACCTtcttaacttcttgtttttcatTCAGTCTTTTAGACTAGAGTGTAGCTTGAAACTGAGACAATTGCAGGAGAAGCAGTGTGAATGTACACGAACTCGAGGCTTTTACCAGCTGGTAAAGAACTTTGCCAAGCTGGGAAGATGAACGAGTCACCGTACTTTGTAAGACCCCATAGAGGACCGTAGAGCTTGGATATTGCAAGCTTCAAGTTCTTAACTGTCTTCGCGGACTTGTTAGTAACTATTGCTGAGTATCTGTAGTAAGTCTTCCCATTCAGTGCCCATGAACTAGTTGCCCTTTGTTGAATAGCAACATGAGCATTAGCTGCAGATATATTTGTTTATTAGATTGGATAGAAAACAATCAAATATCAACATTGACACAAGAATAAGAAGTGAAAATACCTGGTACTGGAAGTACTCTTGGCCTTGGAGCTGGAGTTACTTTCCCCCTTGGCGCTGGTTTTGGAACTGGCTTTGGCGCAGGAACAACTGTAAGACGCATAGAAAAAAACTCAGCATAAAACTTTGAAGCTTACTATTAAATGACTCGTAGAAAGATTTTAACTACTACAACAACTACATCTCAATCTCAAACAAGTTGCATCAGGTTCATAGCAAGCACAAAACTAGTCAGAGGATGTTAATTCACTAAAAAAAATACCTGGTAGGAGCTGATTGTAACCACTATGACCAGCATGAAGTCTTGCCAACACGCCAATCAACGGAGCATTGTTGTAAGTGGCAGGCTCAGTTTGCTCATAGTTATCTCTTTCATCAGCAAAGTTGTCATAGGCATCAGGTCCACCAACAATGGCACCAGTGAGGAGATTAGGGTCGCTCGCCTTTCTGCTATACCAGGTTGCATATCCTCCACGACAGGTAACAAAAGTTGGATTAACCTTAATAGAAACAATGGAAGAACCTCTGTGGTGTACTTGTCTTGGGTAATTGCTTCCATATCCCACCATGTAACTTGTTGCTCTCGGATTATCTCCAAGAATGTAGTCCACCTAAAACATGCTCAAGAGTTAGTCAATTTAAATCCAATGATTTCAGGATCATAATTATCTGTCTAAATTAATATCTCTACCTGTGACTTGGCAAAAGAGAGGAGCTCATTTGGAGATACATAACCAGAAGAACACTTGAGGTATTTGCCAGCGGATGTTAAATAGTCAGAATAAACCGAGGCAAGGAATGAAGCACTAGTAACAAATTGCATATTGTTCCATCTCTGCCTGAAGATGAGACCACCAGGAGTTTTCTGTGCATTCCGGTTACCCTTTCCGAGGCACGAACACATGAAGTTCTCTGCTTTCTGTTGGTACCTCTCAAATACAAGTGTATTGTGACCAGCTTTCCCTGACATCAAGATCTGCCAACAGGTATACCAATTAGTTATTTGCCTATGAAACGACTAATGGGTCGTTTGTTTGAAGACAAGCTATGCTGGAattagttatgctgagattagttATCTTGGTATTATTTCTTATTGACTGTTGGATATGTTGTATTAATCCTAGGGTGTATCCCTCAATTCATGTTTATTTATGTTACTACAAACAACTCATTGtaaggcagagaggttgtt includes the following:
- the LOC107797464 gene encoding endoglucanase 6 translates to MKSFVGCLFLVIGVLPLAFAGHNYGEALSKSFLFYEAQRSGYLPHNQRVHWRGNSGLNDGKASGIDLVGGYYDAGDNVKFGLPMAFTITMMSWSILEYGRQMGASGELGHAMDAVKWGTDYLLKAHPEPYVLYGEVGDGNTDHFCWQRPEDMTTSRAAYRIDPNHPGSDLAGETAAAMAAASIVFRRYNPGYANELLNHAHQLFEFADKYRGKYDSSITVAQKYYRSVSGYADELLWAAAWLYKASNNQFYMNYLGRNGDALGGTGWSMTEFGWDVKYAGVQTLVSQILMSGKAGHNTLVFERYQQKAENFMCSCLGKGNRNAQKTPGGLIFRQRWNNMQFVTSASFLASVYSDYLTSAGKYLKCSSGYVSPNELLSFAKSQVDYILGDNPRATSYMVGYGSNYPRQVHHRGSSIVSIKVNPTFVTCRGGYATWYSRKASDPNLLTGAIVGGPDAYDNFADERDNYEQTEPATYNNAPLIGVLARLHAGHSGYNQLLPVVPAPKPVPKPAPRGKVTPAPRPRVLPVPANAHVAIQQRATSSWALNGKTYYRYSAIVTNKSAKTVKNLKLAISKLYGPLWGLTKYGDSFIFPAWQSSLPAGKSLEFVYIHTASPAIVSVSSYTLV